The Longimicrobium sp. region GGACCGCAAGTACCGCGTGAAGCTCGAGAACGGGCACATCGTGCTCTGCTATGCGGCCGGCAAGATGGGGAAGTTTAAGATCCGCGTGCTGGAAGGGGACCGAGTGACCCTCAGCATGTCGCCGTACGACCTGACGCGAGGCCGGATCACG contains the following coding sequences:
- the infA gene encoding translation initiation factor IF-1; the protein is MAKEEGIEVEGLVSEVLPDRKYRVKLENGHIVLCYAAGKMGKFKIRVLEGDRVTLSMSPYDLTRGRITFRHK